The sequence AGCGGCGCGCCCCTTACCGTAACGTTGGGCGTCATAGTCGCGCACCTCCGAGGTATTTTTACATAGCAATCTTCAACAGAGCACAGTAAGGAGCATCAAAGGTGTCTATCAGTAGCAATGCAAAAGAGATACTCACACAATTTACCCGCGAGGTATGGAGCGAAGGCAATATCGAAGCGTCGGACAAATATATCGCTTCAAAATACACGGTACTTCACGATCCTGGCGACCCATGGGAAAGTCGTGAACTTGACCTAGCAGGCTACAAGGAACGCGTCAAAACATTGCGTGCCGCGTTTCCCGATCAGTGCTTCGACATACAGGGACTCTTTGCCGACGGTGATGCAGTTGTGATGACTTGGCTCTGGTCAGCCACGCACAAAGGGGACATTCCCGGATTTCCCGCTACCGGCAAACAAATCAAAATGTCTGGCGCTACGGTTTACTATTTCGACGGTAGCCGACTCACTGGGCATTGGCAGATCACCGACCGTCTTGGGGTATATCAGCAGTTACGTCAGGCGACCACAGGTGCTTGACAAATGCCGCCCAACCAATTTTCGGTCGGGTTGCGGGGGGGCTGACTGGGTAGCGTTGGCTCAGTTGTGGTTTGTTGGGCGAGCTTGCCGTTTTGTATCATTTTCATTGCAAGGCAGGTTTTTTGGCAGTTGGTTGGCAAAACAGGGTGTTTTGTCGTTGGGTCAGGTGATATAGCCAAGCCCAACAAGTCGGTCAAAGGGACGCGCCGCCCGTTGGCGGTTTTGAAGTATAGTTTTTTTCAAGGTTCGGCGGCTTCGTTTCGCTTTCGTTAGCGGCGCGCCCCTTACCGTAACGTTAGGCTTATAAAAGCATGTCCACGGAATCCTTCGCTTTTACTGTGATGACCACTACATTGCTGGGAACACCTTTAGTTGCAGGTATAGCATCTTGGGGTATTCCCCGGCTTTTGCCTAGTTCACACCACTTGATGTACCGTGGTCTTGGCGGAGTTCTTGCTTGTGTGGTTTCAGCCGATATTTTCGGTTTTTCACTCTGGCGATATGAAGCAAATGCCCTTGCTTTATGTGTTGCTTACATTTGCTTTGCCGTACTTGCCGTGTCCGCCTTCAGGTTGCGTCCGCGCCTTGTGGGGCTGTCTCTCGGAATCCTGCTGTCATTGCCACTTGCTGCTGGTGCGCTACTCGGCAGCATTGGCGTACTCATTGTCGCTTTTATCCTTGGTGATTCGGTTCCCCTGTTCGTCGGTACGCAAACAGATGGCTCCAAGTGCTATGTCACCTCATTTGGGAATGCAACCACGGCCACAGGTGGCTATGATGTCGTTGTTAAGCACTCGTTACCTGTCTTTTCGTTTTTACAAGTATCAACTGCCCAAACAAGATTCGTTGACCCGGCATTTACTCCGGCTGGAGCTTGTAGCCAGTTTTCTAGCGTTAAAGGAAGCTAATGGGCTTTGGGGTTCAATTTTTTATCAGCTTGTCAGTGTTGTGCATTTTTCATGTTGCCTTCATTGTACTTCGTTGGTAAAGTCCAGTCATCGTAGGGTTTGGCGTCTGCCGCACATCGGGGCAAATCGGTTTGTTTTGCTGGGTGGGGGTTGGGCTTTGGCGGGTATTGCCAGGCCTAACAAGTCGGTCAAAGGGACGCACCGCCCGTTGGCAGTTTTGAAGTTTCGTTTTTATCAGGGTTCGGTGGCTTCGTTTCGCTTTCGTTAGCGGCGCGCCCCTT comes from Patescibacteria group bacterium and encodes:
- a CDS encoding ester cyclase, which gives rise to MSISSNAKEILTQFTREVWSEGNIEASDKYIASKYTVLHDPGDPWESRELDLAGYKERVKTLRAAFPDQCFDIQGLFADGDAVVMTWLWSATHKGDIPGFPATGKQIKMSGATVYYFDGSRLTGHWQITDRLGVYQQLRQATTGA